GAACCTTTTTTATAAGATTTGGTTTCGATGATTACCTTTGTGGAAACCATAAAGCAGGAATAAAAACCCAAACCGAAATGACCGATGATTTCGGGTTTTGCGCCTTCTCCTTGAAATTTTTTTACGAACTCTTCCGCACTGGAGAATGCGATCTGATTTATGTATTTCTGAACCTCGTCGGAGCTCATACCGATTCCGTTGTCTTCGATCGTAAGAGTTCTTTTTTCCTGATCGAATTCGAGATCGATTCTATAATCCGTGCCGCCTTCGAACTCTTCGGAGAATGCGATCTTTTTCAGCTTCGTGATCGCGTCGCTTGCGTTGGAGACGAGTTCTCGAATAAAGATGTCTTTTTCCGAATAGAGCCATTTTTTGATGATCGGAAAAATATTCTCCGTCTCGACGGAAATTCTGCCTTTGATTTCTTCGCTCATAGATCTTCCTCTTTTTTACTTTTCAAAAGGCGGTTCGCCGCGTTGATCAGATGTTTTCGATCTTGAAAGTTTAACCGAACCGCAAGTTCCGCAAAACCGGATTCTCCCTTGGATACTTGAACCAAAAAGGAAACGTCGGATTCGGAAACCCCTTTCGCAAGCAGGGACTGCCTTAATACCAAGCCTCTTTTGGTCCCCACTCGCAAGTCAAGTTCTTTTAGAATGGGAATTCCCCAGATCGGAAATAGGATCGGAAACGATACGATCGCGCCTAAATCCGCGTCCGTTTTTTTCATCCGCGTCCAAAGAAGAATTCCCGCGAACACGACGAACAAAACCGCGAATGAAAACAATAAAAGTTGAATATTCCATTCTTCCGAAATCGGACGGATCGAATTCGCTTCCCGAGAATGTTTTTTGTTTCGAGTCGGGGGCAGAACGTTCACCGAGGGAATGTCCAACGAAATCGTTTTATAACTTCCCGCGTCGGGATCGAAAAACGTAAAGCTCCGTTTTTCGTCCTTCCAAATTCCGATCGTACGCATCGGAATTCCGTATTCGAATCTCGCGGTCGAATAAAAACCGTAACCCGAATTTTCCAATTCGGTGAATTTCCAAGTTCTTGCGGTGTCATACAACGTGATTCCGGAGGAGCAATTTTTTTCCTCCGTACAAACCGGAATCGGTTCGATCACCGAGGAAAGATTCCCCTCCCCTTCGATCGTAACGCTGAGATACAAAGTGTCGCCCGCTTCGATCGAGTTCGGATCGTTTTTGATTCTCGCTCGCGCCTTGAACTTTCCGACCGCGCCGCTGAAGTTTCCTTCGAACTTGGGAAGTTCCTTCACTCGAATCCGATTCGGAGTCGTGGAAACCGTCTTTACGTTAAAGTAGGATTGAAGTTGGCCTTCGAGAGAAAACGTGGTTTTGCCGAGATGAAATTCTCCCGCGCGAAGCGGAATCAAAGAATAAATTTCCTTGTTGTAAACCGCAATGTCGTAGATGTTTCCTTCGTATAAAACCTGATCGGGAATTTTCACCGCGACACCGGTAAGAATTTCGCTTCTGAAATACGGAAATTGAATCGAGTCCGCGGGGTTGCGATCGAAGTACGGCTTGCGAACGTCCCTGTAATACAACGTAAAATAACCGATGATAGGTTCTCCGATCCACGCCTCTTTTTTACTCGTTTGAAAGATCACTTTTAAGTCCGCGTTTTCGGGAAGATCCTCTCCTTCAAACTGAAAGAATCGATCGAAGAACGAACCGCCTCGGCTCTTTGCGGTCTGCGATCTTGCAAGAACTTGAATCTGCAAAGGACCGGGAACGAATTTTTTTCCGTTCACTTCGATGCTAACCGGCGGAAGAGAAAACACTCCCTGTCGCAAGGCTTTGATTCTGAATTTCAAAAGACGTTTTCTAAAAACCTGAAAGTTGATGATCGTCGTGTTCTCTTCCGAACCCGCGTAAAAAACCGTGACGTCTCCGTTCGAAACCGAATTTTGAGGAATGGCGAACTTGGCCCCCACGTCCATTTCAAAAACCGCATACGATTCTTCGCCGAGATGAAACATGTTTCGCGTAACGTAGAATTTGGTTTCATCCGCAAAGATCGGAAACGCGCAAAACAAAAAGGATAAAAGAAGAATCCGTTTCACCAAAAAACCTCTCGATCCCGACTCTTTCTACTTTTTCTCCGGATCTTATTCAAGTCCAGAGAATCCATGATTCTTTTTGTTTCCTCGTCCGTAAGACGATCCCTCGGATCTTGAGAACCGTCCTCTTTGTTTTTCTGTTCCTGAGAATTTCCGTTGCCCGAGAAAGCGCCGCCTTGGCTTTGCGGAGAATTGTTTTGCGACGGAGAATTTTTCGAATCCTTCGGTTGTTTTCCGGAGTTTCGACCTCCGTTCGGCGAACTTTGATTCGGCGGCGGATTTCGACTTAGATATTCCAGATTCTTTCTCGCTTCAGAAAGATTCGGATTGAGCTTTAGGGCTTTGATGTATTCTTCCGCTGCCTTTTTCCGATCTCCCGCGCGCATATAACTGTTTCCCAGATTGAATCGGGACTTCCATTGAACCTCGGGAGAGGACGAGGGAGAATTTGCGGATTTTTCGAAATGGCGGATCGCCTTATCGATGTTACCCGATTTGAACTCCGCCGAACCCCGATTGAATTCCAATCTTGAATCCTCCGGAAAATATGACTCCGCTTCCTGGTACATTCTCAGGGATTCGAGATATTCCCCCTGATTGTAGTGTTCCAAACCCTCGCCGACGCGGCTTCCTCCGGGATCGAGCTCCACCGAAAACAAAGGCGCGACCGAGCATAAGAATATTAAAATGATCGAATATTTGAATGTACGAATCCGTTTCACGTCGCGACTCCCGTTTTTTCTTTCATGCGACCGATCCCGATTTTCTCTTTGAAAAAAGAAAGGATTCCACAAAAATCCAATCCGTCAAAAGGAGAAGAATCGCCGCGAACAAAAACTTTCCGGAACCTTCGGCGCGTTTCAGATCCTTTTTCCTGGAGTATAAATTCTCCTCCAAAACCAGAATCTCCTTTTTGAGAGTTTCGAGATCGGGCGGATTGGTATCCAAGGTATAAAAGGATCCGTCGTTTTTACTCGCGAGATTTCTCAAAAAGTTACGGTTCATCTTGGAATGGATGATTCCCGCCGAATTGACGTTAGGTGTAAGAGTTCCATCCTTCAGAAGAAAACCGCTGAGCCCAGATTCTTCGTCGCTGTATGCGATCGGCCCGCCTTCAGGAGTTCCCGCAGCCCAAACTTGAAAATCCGCCGGAAAAGAAATCGGATCGGGATCGTTTTGATCCTCTCCGTCCGTAACCAAAATCAGAATCCGATTTCGAAAAACTTTTTCCGATTTGAGAAGAGTGTCCGCCTTTAAAAATGCCTTGTTCAAATCCGTTCCCCGATCCCCCACCATATCGACGTCCAAACCGCGCACGTAATCCGAAAACGCGGCTATGTCCGAAGTCATCGGGCAGTATAAAAACGGGCTGGCCGCGAATACGATCATACCGAATCGATTTCCGGAAAGTCCGGGCAACATACGCAAAAGAATTTCCTTAAACCGCGCCAATCGATTGGGTTGGTTGTCGATCGCCTGCATGGAAAGGCTTACGTCCACGAGAAAGAGTATATCGACTCCTTTGAAAGATTCCTCCCTTTTTTCATCCTTGTAATCGGTTTTCAAACCGGAAAAAAAGATGCAGGCCAAAACCGCAAAGATCAGAAGAATTCTCGCAAAAACAAGACGCGTATCGGGAAAGGAGGAAACGCGTTCCAAGCCGGGATAAAAAATTCTCCATTCCTTTATTTTATAAACAACGAATATTCTAAGAAAGGAATATACTATCCAAACGACCGTCGCGGCGAGGAAGATGTTTTTCAGATACGCGGAAAATTCGTGGTTCATACGTAATACCTGAAAAAGAAGGATCGCAACATCAGATCCAAAAACAAAACCGCAAGCGCGCGATAGAGCCATATCTCGTATTCCGTTTCGCGGACTTCCTTGGGAGGAGCCTGCAAAGGATCTTTTTCCAGAGTGTCGATCGACGCAAGTACGGCCCTCATCTCTTCCGGATCTTCGGCGCGAAAGAATTGACCGCCCGTATTTGCGGAAAGTTCTTGAAGGATTTCAAAATTGATCTCGTAAGAACTATCTTCCTTTCCGATTCCGATCGAATAGATCTTCGCTCCGATATGTTCGGCGAGATCGGTGGCGGTCACGGGATCGATCTTGCCCGTATTGGAAACTCCGTCCGTGATGAGAACGATCAATCTCGAACGCGCCTGCGAAGTCCTCAATCGATACGTGGAAAGAATGATCGCGTCTCCGATCGCGGTTCCTTGTTCCGCAACGGTTTCTTCTTCGATCGTTCCTAAGATTTCGTTGAGAGATTCGCGATCGCCCGTTAACGGAGCCTGCAGATATGCCGCGCCCGCAAACACAACAAGACCGAGACGGTCGTTCGTTCTTTTTTCGATAAATCTTCTGAGAAGTTTTTTGGAAACGCCGAGTCTTGTTTCGGGAAGAAAGTCCCTGCTTCTCGACATGGAACCCGAAACGTCCAAGGCGATCATGATGTCGATCCCCTCTTTTTCATCGGGAAGAAAACTGGTTTTTTTACCGGGACCCGCGAGCGCCACAACGATCAAGCTAATCGCGATCGGACGCAGCAAAGGAAGAAAGATTCCGAGATTTTCAAACTTGGAAAGAACTCCTTCTCTTCTTCCGGGGAGACGGACTCCCATTCTCCTTAAGTACATTTTATTTTTATAATATACGAACGTCCAGATCCAAACCGGGGCCAAAAGAAAAAGAGCGTACGGATATTCGAAATTCATTTTTTATCCCAGATCCCTTTCCAGTGTGAGAATTTTTCCTCAGCGTCTTCCTTTGTCAGAAACGCGTCTCCCGGTCTGAATTTTTTTTCGGTTAGAAATTTTCTCCAGGATTGAAGTTCCCTTTCCTCGAAAGGAAACTGATCGTATAAAAATCGAAACAACTCCGCTTCGGTAAAAGCGGACGTTTTTCTTCCGGAAAGATTCGCGGATTTTTCGCGGATATAACCGGACAACAAACGCGCGAAGTCACGCGCGGGAATCGGTTCTTTTTTTAAGAGTTCGTTCAACCGGATCTCAAAAACTTCGATTCTTTCCAGAGTCGGCTCGGCTTGAATGATGGCGTCTAACGGAGAATTTTTCGATGAATAGATGCGATACGCATACGTCCCGAAGGCA
This genomic stretch from Leptospira kmetyi serovar Malaysia str. Bejo-Iso9 harbors:
- a CDS encoding BatD family protein, producing MVKRILLLSFLFCAFPIFADETKFYVTRNMFHLGEESYAVFEMDVGAKFAIPQNSVSNGDVTVFYAGSEENTTIINFQVFRKRLLKFRIKALRQGVFSLPPVSIEVNGKKFVPGPLQIQVLARSQTAKSRGGSFFDRFFQFEGEDLPENADLKVIFQTSKKEAWIGEPIIGYFTLYYRDVRKPYFDRNPADSIQFPYFRSEILTGVAVKIPDQVLYEGNIYDIAVYNKEIYSLIPLRAGEFHLGKTTFSLEGQLQSYFNVKTVSTTPNRIRVKELPKFEGNFSGAVGKFKARARIKNDPNSIEAGDTLYLSVTIEGEGNLSSVIEPIPVCTEEKNCSSGITLYDTARTWKFTELENSGYGFYSTARFEYGIPMRTIGIWKDEKRSFTFFDPDAGSYKTISLDIPSVNVLPPTRNKKHSREANSIRPISEEWNIQLLLFSFAVLFVVFAGILLWTRMKKTDADLGAIVSFPILFPIWGIPILKELDLRVGTKRGLVLRQSLLAKGVSESDVSFLVQVSKGESGFAELAVRLNFQDRKHLINAANRLLKSKKEEDL
- the batC gene encoding TPR repeat-containing protein BatC; translated protein: MKRIRTFKYSIILIFLCSVAPLFSVELDPGGSRVGEGLEHYNQGEYLESLRMYQEAESYFPEDSRLEFNRGSAEFKSGNIDKAIRHFEKSANSPSSSPEVQWKSRFNLGNSYMRAGDRKKAAEEYIKALKLNPNLSEARKNLEYLSRNPPPNQSSPNGGRNSGKQPKDSKNSPSQNNSPQSQGGAFSGNGNSQEQKNKEDGSQDPRDRLTDEETKRIMDSLDLNKIRRKSRKSRDREVFW
- the batB gene encoding VWA domain-containing protein BatB → MNHEFSAYLKNIFLAATVVWIVYSFLRIFVVYKIKEWRIFYPGLERVSSFPDTRLVFARILLIFAVLACIFFSGLKTDYKDEKREESFKGVDILFLVDVSLSMQAIDNQPNRLARFKEILLRMLPGLSGNRFGMIVFAASPFLYCPMTSDIAAFSDYVRGLDVDMVGDRGTDLNKAFLKADTLLKSEKVFRNRILILVTDGEDQNDPDPISFPADFQVWAAGTPEGGPIAYSDEESGLSGFLLKDGTLTPNVNSAGIIHSKMNRNFLRNLASKNDGSFYTLDTNPPDLETLKKEILVLEENLYSRKKDLKRAEGSGKFLFAAILLLLTDWIFVESFLFSKRKSGSVA
- the batA gene encoding VWA domain-containing protein BatA, with product MNFEYPYALFLLAPVWIWTFVYYKNKMYLRRMGVRLPGRREGVLSKFENLGIFLPLLRPIAISLIVVALAGPGKKTSFLPDEKEGIDIMIALDVSGSMSRSRDFLPETRLGVSKKLLRRFIEKRTNDRLGLVVFAGAAYLQAPLTGDRESLNEILGTIEEETVAEQGTAIGDAIILSTYRLRTSQARSRLIVLITDGVSNTGKIDPVTATDLAEHIGAKIYSIGIGKEDSSYEINFEILQELSANTGGQFFRAEDPEEMRAVLASIDTLEKDPLQAPPKEVRETEYEIWLYRALAVLFLDLMLRSFFFRYYV